One window from the genome of Candidatus Cloacimonadota bacterium encodes:
- a CDS encoding pyridoxal-phosphate dependent enzyme — translation MNSKEQILENTIKRCREKHIIIPTYKQMRNPDLIPEKIKEKLKNIGLWDLNSLNLFRITWKNEPVKFGGGFGNVNYIELPSELTGVKARIIMLIGKFFPTGAHKVGATFGPLVEKLVSGRFDPTTQKALWPSTGNYCRGGAYDSYLLGCQSIAVLPEEMSQERFDWLHKIGAEVYATPGCESNVKEIYDKAKELCHARPDEIVNLNQFSEIGNALWHYAVTGPAMEEVFHSEKKGEQRFSALFLTQGSAGTLGCADYLREKFPNFKVCAGEALQCPTLLYNGYGGHRIEGIGDKHVPWIHNLKNMDMVAGIDDEPNMHIMRLFNEPEGKKLLIEKGVAPEFVEKLDLLGSSSIANLMGTIKMAKYYEMNKNDIVFTVATDSMEMYQSRIFEERKKLGNFDSKKAAITFEADLMGIGIDNMIEMTYYEKRRMHNLKYFTWIEQQGKTVEELNAQWYDDNYWKRQFGQVDEWDEKIMEFNERTGLLKEYE, via the coding sequence ATGAACTCAAAAGAACAAATATTAGAAAATACTATTAAAAGATGTCGGGAAAAACACATCATCATCCCAACTTATAAGCAAATGAGAAATCCGGATTTGATTCCGGAAAAGATCAAAGAGAAACTGAAAAACATCGGTTTATGGGATTTGAATTCTTTGAATTTATTCAGAATAACCTGGAAAAACGAACCAGTGAAATTCGGTGGTGGTTTCGGAAATGTTAATTATATCGAACTTCCATCCGAACTTACCGGAGTAAAAGCCCGGATCATCATGCTGATCGGTAAGTTCTTCCCAACCGGAGCACACAAGGTTGGAGCAACATTCGGTCCGCTCGTTGAAAAACTGGTCAGCGGTAGATTTGATCCAACAACGCAGAAAGCACTTTGGCCCTCGACCGGAAATTACTGTCGCGGAGGTGCTTATGATTCCTATCTGCTCGGTTGTCAATCGATTGCAGTTTTACCCGAAGAAATGAGCCAGGAAAGATTCGACTGGCTACATAAGATCGGAGCAGAAGTTTATGCAACTCCCGGCTGTGAAAGTAATGTCAAAGAAATTTACGATAAAGCAAAAGAATTGTGTCATGCCCGACCTGATGAAATTGTGAACCTGAACCAGTTCAGCGAAATTGGAAATGCTCTCTGGCATTATGCTGTGACCGGTCCGGCGATGGAAGAAGTTTTTCATTCTGAAAAAAAAGGAGAACAGAGATTCAGTGCACTTTTCCTGACTCAAGGTTCTGCCGGAACTCTTGGTTGTGCTGATTATCTGCGGGAAAAGTTCCCAAACTTCAAGGTTTGTGCCGGAGAAGCATTGCAATGTCCAACTTTACTTTATAATGGTTATGGTGGACATCGTATCGAAGGAATTGGTGACAAGCATGTTCCCTGGATCCATAATCTGAAAAATATGGATATGGTTGCCGGCATCGATGATGAACCGAATATGCACATCATGAGACTATTCAATGAACCGGAAGGTAAGAAACTTCTTATCGAAAAAGGAGTTGCTCCGGAATTTGTTGAAAAACTCGATCTGTTAGGAAGTTCCTCGATCGCAAACCTGATGGGAACGATCAAGATGGCAAAATATTATGAAATGAACAAAAATGATATTGTTTTCACAGTTGCCACAGATTCAATGGAAATGTATCAAAGCAGGATTTTCGAGGAAAGGAAAAAACTTGGTAATTTTGATTCCAAAAAGGCTGCCATCACTTTTGAAGCGGATTTGATGGGAATCGGAATCGATAATATGATCGAGATGACATATTATGAAAAGAGAAGAATGCACAACCTTAAGTATTTCACCTGGATCGAACAGCAGGGAAAAACCGTCGAAGAACTCAATGCTCAATGGTATGATGATAATTATTGGAAAAGACAGTTTGGGCAAGTCGATGAATGGGATGAGAAGATCATGGAATTTAATGAGAGAACGGGATTGCTGAAGGAATATGAATAA